Proteins co-encoded in one Nicotiana sylvestris chromosome 7, ASM39365v2, whole genome shotgun sequence genomic window:
- the LOC138873544 gene encoding uncharacterized protein, translated as MDVGIEIKRKKRFLQGQPKITWGVLTKSNAQELEGQLMVVGAWKSGGDASAMWTERTDCKVAAKKEVYLSLVESTNEEQRRANRIGYKEARKEVKLVVTEAKNAVFNQLYEELGGKGGDKKLLWLTKVRERNACNLDQVRCIKDEEGKVLMEESQIKHRW; from the exons ATGGACGTTGGTATAGAgataaagaggaagaagaggtttTTGCAAGGTCAACCGAAGATCACATGGGGTGTTTTGACTAAGAGTAATGCACAGGAGTTGGAGGGGCAGTTGATGGTTGTGGGTGCTTGGAAGAGTGGTGGGGATGCTAGTGCTATGTGGACGGAGAGGACAGACT GTAAAGTGGCAGCAAAGAAAGAGGTGTACCTTTCGCTAGTGGAGAGCACCAACGAGGAGCAGAGGAGAGCGAACAGAATAGGGTATAAGGAAGCTAGGAAGGAGGTGAAATTAGTGGTCACTGAGGCTAAGAATGCTGTATTTAATCAGTTGTATGAAGAATTGGGGGGTAAAGGTGGGGACAAGAAGTTACTTTGGCTGACCAAAGTGAGAGAGAGGAATGCTTGTAACCTGgatcaagtgaggtgcatcaaagacgaggaaGGTAAAGTGTTGATGGAGGAGTCCCAGATTAAGCATAGATGGTAG
- the LOC104227517 gene encoding uncharacterized protein yields the protein MAIMLVVGGSTLNVCSAYAPQAGLDKDVKRHFWEGLDEVVWGIPLAEKLFIERDFNGHIGSSDGGYGKVHDGFVFGDRNGGGTSLLDFTRAFELVIANSGYFEEGGAFGYFLEYGS from the coding sequence ATGGCGATTATGTTAGTAGTTGGAGGGAGCACTCTGAATGTTTGTAGTGCTTACGCGCCGCAAGCGGGCCTGGACAAGGATGTTAAGAGGCACTTCTGGGAGGGATTAGATGAGGTGGTGTGGGGTATTCCACTTGCGGAGAAGTTATTTATAGAAagggatttcaatggtcatattgggtcgtccGATGGGGGTTATGGCAAGGTGCACGATGGCTTCGTCTTTGGGGATAGGAATGGAGGAGGCACTTCACTATTGGATTTCACTAGGGCTTTTGAGTTGGTGATCGCGAATTCTGGTTATTTCGAAGagggaggagcatttggttactttttGGAGTATGGTAGCTAA
- the LOC138873545 gene encoding uncharacterized protein: MLKQIQVNIPLIDALKEMAGYAKMMKDLMSQKFDFQDLATVNLTQTCSAVVTRPVAKKLSNLGSFTIPCTISNFAFAKALCNLGASINIMPLSIYKRLGIGRARSISMLLQLADRNMKRPSGILDDVLIQVGKFVFLADFVILDCRVDKEIPIILGRPFLAIGQALIDCETRELKMRLND, encoded by the coding sequence aTGTTGAAACAAATTCAGGTAAATATTCCGTTGATTGATGCTTTGAAGGAGATGgctggttatgcaaaaatgatgaaggacttgatgtcccaaaAATTCGACTTCCAAGACTTAGCCACAGTGAATCTAACTCAGACATGCAGTGCTGTGGTAACTAGACCAGTTGCTAAAAAGTTGTCTAATctagggagtttcacaattccctgCACCATTAGTAACTTTGCCTTTGCCAAGGCACTCTGTaatttgggggctagcataaatatTATGCCCTTGTCGATCTATAAGAGGCtggggattggaagagctagatccatatctatgttgttgcagctggctgacagaaaTATGAAAAGACCCTCAGGTATTTTGGATGACGTGTTGAtacaggtagggaaatttgtattccttgcagattttgtgattctgGATTGTAGAGTAGATaaagaaattcccataattttgggaaggccgttcttGGCCATAGGGCAAGCcctcattgattgtgaaactagggagctcaagatgaggttgAACGATTAG